The Herbiconiux sp. A18JL235 region TGCCACGATGATCGTCGAGAGCGACATGAGGAGGGCCCCCACAGCCATGGGGAGCACGAACCCGACGGGCGCCAGCACACCGGCGGCGAGCGGCACCGAGAGCAGGTTGTACCCGGCCGCCCACCAGAGATTCTGCGTCATCTTGCGGTAGCTCGCCCTCGACAGAGCGATCACCGAGAGTGCCGAGCGCGGGTCGTCGCTGGCCAGGATGACGCCGGCCGACGCGATCGCCACATCGGTTCCGGCGCCGATCGCGATGCCCACATCGGCCCTGGCGAGCGCCGGCGCGTCGTTCACGCCGTCGCCCACCATCGCCACCACACGCCCCTCGGCCTGCAGCTCCGCGACGGTGCTCGACTTGTCTTCGGGGCGCACGCCGGCGTACACCCGCGTGATGCCGAGCTCGCGGGCGACGGCCTGCGCCACCGGTTCGGCGTCGCCCGTGACCATGACGACCTCGATGCCCTTCGCCAGCAGGTCGGCGACGGCCTGGCGCGACTCCGGCCTGACCCCGTCGGCGAGCGCGATCGACCCGAGCAGCCGCCCGTCACGCACCACGTGCAGCAGGGTCGCCGCGCCTGCACCACCTCCTCCGCCTGCACCACCTCCTTCGCCTGCACCACCGGCAAGTACCGCTCCGCTGTCGGACACCTCACCGCCCTCAGTGGGAACGGATGCGCGGTGCAGCAGTCTCGGGCCACCCACCTCGACGCGCGCACCGCCCACGACCGCCGACACGCCGACACCGGGTGACGACTCGAAGGCGCTGGCCGCAGCGACGGCGAGGCCGCGCATCCGTGCCTCGTCGACGATCGACCGCGCGAGCGGATGCTCGCTCGACGCCTCGGCGGCGGCAGCGAGCGCCAGGAGCTCGTCGGCGTCGACGCCCGCGGCCGGCCGCAGCTCGACGACGGCTGGTCGGCCGAGCGTGAGGGTGCCGGTCTTGTCGAACAGTACCGTGTCGACGCGACGCATCGTCTCGAGGGCGAGCCGGTCTTTCACGAGGATGCCCGCGCGGGCGGCGCGCTCGGTCGAGATCGACACGACGAGCGGGATGGCCAGCCCGAGTGCGTGCGGGCAGGCGATGACGAGCACGGTGATGGTGCGGATGACGGCGTCGTCGGGGCTGCCGACAACTGTCCACACCACGGCCGTCACGACTGCGGCGCCGAGCGCGAACCAGAACAGCCAGCCGGCGGCGCGGTCGGCGAGGCGCTGGGCGCGCGAGGTCGAGCTCTGAGCGTCGGCGACGAGCCGCCGGATGCCCGCGAGCGCGGTGTCGTCCCCCGTCGCCGTGACGCGGAGGCGGAGGGCGCTGTCGGTCGCGACGGTTCCTGCGACGACCGAGTCACCGGGGCCGCGCGTGACCGGCCGCGACTCGCCCGTGACCATCGACTCGTCGAGCGAAGCGGTTCCGTCGACGATCTCGCCGTCGGCGGGCACCCGTCCGCCCGGCCTCACGATGACGAGGTCGCCGACGCGCAGCTCAGCGGGGGAGACGGTGACCGGATGCGCGCCGGTGCCCACAGCATCCGTCGCGTCGTCGAGTCGCTCGGCCTGGTCGGGCAGCAGCGCGGCGAGGGAGTCGAGCGCGGAGGTGGTCTGGGCGAGCGAGCGCATCTCGATCCAGTGACCGAGCAGCATGATGACGATGAGGAGGGCGAGCTCCCACCAGAAGTCGAGTTCGTGATCGAGGAGGCCGAGGGTCGCACCCCAGCTCGCCACGAAGGCGACGCTGATGGCGAGTGCGATGAGCAGCATCATGCCGGGGCGCCGGGCGCGCAGTTCGTCGACGCCGCCCGAGAGGAAGGGGCGGCCGCCGAGGAGGAACATGACAGTGCCGAGGATCGGCGAGACCCAAGGGGTGAGGCCGTCGGCCGGGAGGGTGTAGCCAACGATCATGGCGAACATGGGGCTGAAGGCCACCACGGGCACAGCCACCACCAGCATCACCCAGAACAGGCGGCGGAAGACCGCGACGTGGCCTGAGTGGTCGTGGCCGGCGTGGGCGTGGGCGTCGTGCTCGTGCGCCGCCCCGTCGGCGGTCATCTGGTGTGCGGCGTGATCCTGTTCACTGTGAGCCATGACCCGAAACTATACCCCTAGGGGGTACTCCGCAAGACGCTCTCGGCGAACAGCGCGGGGGTGATACCGTGAGCGCGTGACCCACCACGACGCGCCGACGGAGACGGCGACCGCCACCGCATCCCGCGCCACGAACCGGGCCAGGGTGACCGGGGTGATCGTGGTGGGCATGAGCGTCGCGGTGTGGTGGCCGGCCTTCACGCTCGGCGCCTGGGGCGACTTCTTCTTCGACCAGATGCTCACCGTCTGGGCCGCATCGACGGGCGCTCTCTTCGTCGTGCTGCTCCAGTTGCGGGGGAGGGCCCGCATCCTCCGCGCTCTGGCGCTGCTCATCCCCAGCCTCTGGCTCGCACTGTCGTTCGTGCCGGTGCCGAGAGACGAGGACGTGTTCGCGTGGGCCGTCGCGCTCCTCGGCATCCTCGTGGGCCTGCTCGCGGTGCCGACCACCATCTGGGTGCTCGCCCGCATCGTCTGGCCCGAGTTCGGCGACGACATCTCGTGGCCGAGACGCCTGGTCGTCATCGGTGCTGTCGCCCTCATCGCGCTGGCGAGCTTCCTCCTCGGCGTGAACCAGTCGAAGTTCCTCACCTGCGAGGAGTTCACCGTCAGCGGCAACTCGCAGCCCCCGGGCTGCACCCCTGAGTCCTCTCTAGAGTGACCCCGCCTCGGGCGCGCCTCGGCCGCCCCGAGTTACCCGAGCGCCCGCTCGAGCTCCCGCCGCAGCGCCGCAGCGAAGGCGTCGATGTCGTCGGGCGTGGTGTCGAACGCGCACATCCAGCGCACCTCGCGCGTCGCGGGGTTCCAGTCGTAGAAACGGAAGCTCTCGCGCAGGCGGTCGGCGACCCCGGGAGGCAGTGTCGCGAACACCGCGTTCGCCTGCGTCTCCTGGGTGAACTCCAGCCCCGGCAGGCCCTCCACCGCGGCGCGCAGCCGCGCGGCCATCGCGTTCGCGTGCGATGCCGACCGCAGCCACAGGTCGCTGCCGTAGAGCGCGATCAGCTGCGCCGAGACGAACCGCATCTTCGACGCCAGCTGCATGTCGAGCTTGCGCAGGAACGGGATGCCCGTCACCGCCTCGGGCGACAGCACCACGACCGCCTCGCCGTAGAGCAGCCCGTTCTTGGTGCCGCCGAGGGAGACCACGTCGACCCCCGCATCCGTCGTGAACTCCCGGAACGACGCGCCGAGCGACGCCGCGGCGTTCGAGATGCGCGAACCGTCGAGGTGCACGGTCATGCCGAGGGAGTGCGCGTGCTCGCTGATCGCGGCGATCTCGTCGACCGTGTACGCGGTACCGAGCTCGGTGGTCTGCGTGATCGACACGGCGAGCGGCTGTGCCCGGTGCTCGTCGCCCCAGCCCCAGGCCTCGACGTCGATGAGCTCGGGGGTGAGCTTGCCATCGGGCGTGGGCACGGTGAGCAGCTTGAGCCCGGCGACGCGCTCGGGTGCGGCGTTCTCGTCGGTGTGGATGTGCGCCGTGGTCGAGCACACCACCGCTCCCCATCGGGGCAGCATCGACTGCAGCGAGATGACGTTCGCTCCGGTGCCGTTGAAGACGGGGAAGGCTTCAGCCTGCTCGCCGAAGTGCCGTCGCACGACCATCTGCAGCTCGGCGGTGTAGACGTCTTCGCCGTAGGCGATCTGGTGCCCGCCGTTCGCCGCAGCGATCGCCTCCAGCACCTCGGGGTGCGCCCCCGCGTAGTTGTCTGAGGCGAAGCCCCGGTAGGAGCGGTCGTGCAGCGGCTGCGGTGAGGTGGGCGTCTCGGTCACCGTTCTAGTCTCTCTCACCGGCACCGCGCATCCGGCGACCGCCTCGTGCGCGATCGGCGCCGCCGCAACCCGAAGTTGCGTGCGACGCCGATTTCGCGTGCAGGCCGTGCCTCGCGACCGGATGCCCCGGCCAGCCGCCCGTTGCGACGCGACCCTCGGATGCTGCCTGCCTCAGCCGCGCAGGGCGTCGAGCAGCTTCACCCGCGCCCCGGTGCGCAGCAGCGAGTTCGCGTAGATGCGCGAGCCGATCAGCACCACCACGGCCGTGGTGGCCAGCAGGATGACGAGCGACACGAGCGGCTCCCACCACGCGGCGTCGCCGAGGAACAGCCGCAGCGGCATGCCGATGGGCGCCGAGAACGGCACGTACGACATGATGCCCATCACCAGCTCGTTGGAGTTGAAGAAGATGACGAGGAAGTACGGGATCATGACGAGCATGGTCACCGGGGAGGTGACCGAGGCGACGTCCTCCTGCCGGGAGACCAGGGCGGCGGTCGCGGCGAACAGTGCGGCGATGAGCACGAAGCCGAACACGAAGAACACGACGAACCAGGCGATCGCCGGGCCGAGCAGGCCGAGCAGGCCCGATTGGCCGGTGATGGTGAGTCCGAGCGCCGAGATAGCCGCAATGATGGCGATCTGACCGAAGGCCAGGATGCTATTCCCCACCACCTTGCCGGCCATCAGCTCCCGGGCCGAGATCGTCGAGAGCAGGATCTCGACGACGCGCGTCTGCTTCTCCTCGACCACGCTCTGCGCGATGGTGGTGCCGAAGGTCACCGCCGACATGAAGAACACGACGCCGAAGGCGATGCCGACGATGTAGGTGAGGAACCAGTCGCCGTCGTCGCTCGGGTCGAGCAGCACCACCTGAGGTGAGACGCTCAGCAACTGCACCAGGCTGGTGGGGGCGGAGTCGAGGGCGACGATGTCGTAGTCGAGGGTTCCGGAGGCGGGGGTTGCGGAAGCGGAGGTGCCGCCGGTCGCTTCGGTGCCGGTCGGCGGGGTGCCGCCCTTCACGCTGCCCGTCGGCACGATGGCCGCCTCGACGGTGCCGTCTTCGACGAGGGCGGCCGCGGCTTCGGGCGAGTCGGCGGTGGTCACCTCGAGGGCGCCCGCTGCCGCTGCCGACTCGGTGACCGACGCGGTGCCGCTCACCACGGCGACCTTCGGCGCCGACATGGTCGCTCCGACGATGCCGCCGATGACGATGGAGGCGAGGATGGCGAGCATCAAGATGCCCGTCGAGACGAGGAAGGCCTTGCTGCGCAGACGCATCGAGATCTCGCGCTGGGCGACGAGCCAGGTGCCTTGGGCGACGGAAGGCCGCTTCGGCCGGCCCGCCCGCGGATCGCGGGGAGTGGCGGCGTCGGCGCGGCGAGCGGGGGTGGCGGTGCTCATTTCACGACCTCCTTGAAGATCTGGGCGAGGCTGGGCTGCACGGGGGTGAAGCGGGTGACGGGGCCTGTGGCGATGGCGCGGGTGAGAACCTGCTGGGCGACGGCGCGACCGGCTTCGCCGCGCTCGACCTCGAACTGGGCGTAGGTGCCGTCGAGGTCGATCACCGCGAGGCCGGGTACCTCCCTGATCCAGCCTGCGTCGCCCGAGAGGTCGATCTCGTAGCGGGGTTCGGAGTGCTCCTCGCGCAGGGCGTCCCGCGAGCCGCTGGCGCGGATGGTGCCCCCCGCGATCACCACCAGGTCGTCGCAGAGCCGCTCGACGATGTCGAGCTGGTGGGAGGAGAACAGCACGGGCGCGCCACCCGCGGCGTGCTCGGCGAGCACCGCCTGCACGGTCTCGACGGCCATGGGGTCCAGACCCGAGAAGGGCTCGTCGAGCACGAGCACACCGGGGTCGTGCACCAGCGCCGCCGCGATCTGGGCCCGCTGCTGGTTGCCGAGCGAGAGGCTCTCGACGGTGTCATCGGCGCGCTCGCCGAGGCCGAGTCGCTCGAGCAGGTCGTCGGTGCTGGCCTTGGCGGCCGCAGCGCTCATCCCGTGCAGCTTGCCGAGGTAGACGATCTGCTCGGCCACCTTCATCTTCGGGTAGAGGCCGCGCTCTTCGGGCATGTAGCCGAAGAGGGCGCGATCGGCGGGGGTCAGCCGGGTGCCGTCGAGGCTCACCGATCCGGTGTCGCTCGAGAGCACGCCGAGGATGATGCGCATGGTCGTGGTCTTGCCGGCGCCGTTGCCGCCGACGAAGCCCGTCATGCGGCCGTCGCCGACCGAGAAGCTGACGTCGTCGAGCACCTTTCGGGCGCCGAAGCTGCGGGAGATGTCTGCGACCTCGAGCACGGTGACCCCTTTCTGTTCGTGTACTTCCACGCTAGAAGGGGGAACGGATGCGGGCATCCGCCGTGAGGGGGGCTGCGGGTCCGCCGTGCGGGTGAACGTCGGGCGGGTGAACGCTGCGCGGGTGAAAGTCGGCCGCCTTGGGCTCGGCGTCGGGCGGCGCGGGCTCGGGGTCGGAGCCCCGGCGCCTCAGGCGGTGCCCGGAACCGCGACGCCGTTCTCGTACGCGAACACCACGGCCTGGATGCGGTCGCGCAGACCCAGCTTCTGCAAGATCTTCGAGACGTGCGTCTTCACGGTCGCCTCGCCGAGGTACAGTTCGCCCGCGATCTCGGCGTTCGACCGGCCGGCAGCGAGCAGCTCCAGCACCTCGCGCTCGCGGTCGGTGAGCTCGGCGAGTGCGGCGAGTGCGGCCTGAGCCTCGGCCGACGGGTGGGGTGGTGCGGGCGCGGTGGCGCCGGCGCTCGCGGGAGCCGCGCGTCGCCCAGCGACGTTCTCGATCACCCGACGGGTCACGTCGGGAGACAGCAGTGCGTCGCCGCGCGCCACCACCTGCACCGCCGCCACGAGGTCTTCGGGCGAGGAGTTCTTGAGCACGAAGCCGCTGGCCCCCGCCTCGAGCGCCTCGAACAGGTAGTCATCGCGGTTGAACGTGGTGAGCACGAGGATGCCCGCGCGGGTGCCTCGGGCGATCAGCTCGCGGGTGGCGGAGAGGCCGTCGAGCTCGGGCATCTGCACGTCCATGCAGACGACGTCGGGGTCGACCCGCGAGACCAGGTCGACCGCCTCGCGACCGGTGCGGGCCTCGCCGACCACCTCGATGCCGTCCTCCGACTCGAGGATGATGCGAAGGCCCACCCGCACCAGGTCTTGGTCGTCGGCGAGCACGACGCGGATGCTGGGATCGCGTTCGGTCATGCGGACTCTCCGATCGGTCGGGGTGAGACGGGGAGGATGGCGCGCACCCGATAGCCGCCGCGGGGTTTGGGCTCCATCACGATCTCGCCGCCGACCGCTGCCGCGCGTTCGCGCATGCCGATCTGGCCGAGCCCACCGGGGGCGCCCGCCGAGCCGGGCGGCGCCGACGAGTGGCGGGCGAGCGGGTTGAGGCCCGTTCCCGTGTCGCTCACCTCGACCTCGATCTCGGAGCCGAGGTAGCGCAGCCGCACGTCGGCCGTGGCCCGCGCACCGCCGTGCTTGCGCACGTTGGTGAGCGACTCCTGCACGATGCGGTAGGCGCTGAGTCCGACGACCGAGGGCACCGGCACGGGTGTGCCGACGGTGGTGAAGGTGACGGGAAGGCCGGTGGCCTCCGCATCGGCGACGAGCTCGGGGAGCTGCTCGAGGCCGCGGGTGGAGGCCGACCGGCTTGCGTCGGTGTCGTCGGACTGGCGGAGGGCGCCGAGCATCCGGTGCAGTTCGTCGACGGCCTCCCGCGCGTTCTCCTCGATCTGCGTGAGTGCGTCGACCGCCCGCGGGTCGGTCTCGCTGCTCTTGCCCAGCACGCGCCGGGCGGCACCGGCCTGCAGGCCCATCACCGACACGTGGTGGGCGACGACGTCGTGCAGTTCGCGGGCGATGCGCACCCGTTCGAGCGCGACCGCCTGTCGGCTGCTGACCTCGCGTTCGCGTTCGAGCTCCTGAGTGCGCTGCTCGAGCGCCTCACGCTGGCGGGCCGCGGTGTACGAGGCGTTGCCGAAGACGAAGGCGGCGCCGAAGTAGAGGAGGTTGGTGACGATGGAGATGAGGCTCGCGGCCATGAATTGCGAGAACAAGCCGTCGCGTGAGATGCCGGGGGTGGAGTCAGGGGTGAGGCCCTGGTAGATGAGCACGGAGAGAAGCCAGATCACCATTCCGGCGGCGATGACGATGCGCTCGACAGTGGCGAGCAGGCGGTTCTGGCTCCAGGCGCCGAGCGTGTAGAGAGCGACGAAGAGGCAGATGTTGGCGAAGAGCTGCTCGTAGATGCCGACGTACTGGCCCACCACGAAGGTGATGCCGACGATCAGGGCGACGAGCTCGGGAAAGCGGCGACGGAAGGCGAGCGAACCCGCGATGACGAGGGCCCAGAGCAGGGAGCCCCACCAGGGGGCGTGGGGTTGGTCGATGGCGGCGCGGTAGAGGAGCCCGCTTCCGAGTGACGCGACGACGAGTGCGGCGGCGACGAGGGCGTCGCGTCGGTAGCCGTCTGCGCCGGGTCGCGGGCGCTTCCAGTCGTCGGGGGAGAGGGCCATGGTTCCACGCTACCGAGGGGTGGCGCACAGGACATCCGTCGGGGGGATGAGCGCTCTCCGGGGCGCCGCCACGGAGGTGTGGACGGCGCCCAGGAGGCCGAGGGCCGAATCAGTAGTAGGAGTAGGCGGCGGCGCTCGCGATGATGGAGATGATCGAGACGATGAGGCCCAGCACGGTGAGCACCGCGCCGACGATGATGCCGACGCGGGCGAGGGTGTTGGGGTAGCCGGCCTTCTTCGACTGCGAGAACGCCACCGCACTCACGATCACACCGACGAGCGGCACGACGATGGCGAGAACGAGCCCTACGATGCCGAGCGTGCGGCCCGGGAAGTCGGCGGGGGTGGATCGGGTGTCTGGGGACATCGAGGTCATGAGGGTTCTCCTTCGGGGTAGGGACGCGCGACCCGCACGCGACGATCGGATGCGGTCGCCGGCCCCCGGCGGGAGCCGACTCCACGGTCGCACCGCTTGCCCACACCCCGACCGGAGTACTTTCTACTCGTGCCAAGCTGGGGGGCGTGTCGCGCGCCAGGACCGCAGGGTCGATCGATCCCGCCCCGGCCCCCCGCGCATCCGCTTTCCGTCGGCTGATCGCGAGTCCGTGGCTGTGGGCGGGGGTGCTGCTGGCCGCAGCGCTGCCCTGGTACCTCGTAGGCGAGGGGCTCGAGCTGGTGCCGTTCCTGTCAGGGCTCGTCGGCGGGTGGCTGTGCGGGCTGGGCTTCGTGAACGTCACGTTCCGCATGTCGCCCCGCCGCGGCGCGACCGTGCACGCCGTCGGTGC contains the following coding sequences:
- a CDS encoding heavy metal translocating P-type ATPase; this translates as MTADGAAHEHDAHAHAGHDHSGHVAVFRRLFWVMLVVAVPVVAFSPMFAMIVGYTLPADGLTPWVSPILGTVMFLLGGRPFLSGGVDELRARRPGMMLLIALAISVAFVASWGATLGLLDHELDFWWELALLIVIMLLGHWIEMRSLAQTTSALDSLAALLPDQAERLDDATDAVGTGAHPVTVSPAELRVGDLVIVRPGGRVPADGEIVDGTASLDESMVTGESRPVTRGPGDSVVAGTVATDSALRLRVTATGDDTALAGIRRLVADAQSSTSRAQRLADRAAGWLFWFALGAAVVTAVVWTVVGSPDDAVIRTITVLVIACPHALGLAIPLVVSISTERAARAGILVKDRLALETMRRVDTVLFDKTGTLTLGRPAVVELRPAAGVDADELLALAAAAEASSEHPLARSIVDEARMRGLAVAAASAFESSPGVGVSAVVGGARVEVGGPRLLHRASVPTEGGEVSDSGAVLAGGAGEGGGAGGGGGAGAATLLHVVRDGRLLGSIALADGVRPESRQAVADLLAKGIEVVMVTGDAEPVAQAVARELGITRVYAGVRPEDKSSTVAELQAEGRVVAMVGDGVNDAPALARADVGIAIGAGTDVAIASAGVILASDDPRSALSVIALSRASYRKMTQNLWWAAGYNLLSVPLAAGVLAPVGFVLPMAVGALLMSLSTIIVALNAQLLRRLDLTPGRISS
- a CDS encoding low specificity L-threonine aldolase, yielding MTETPTSPQPLHDRSYRGFASDNYAGAHPEVLEAIAAANGGHQIAYGEDVYTAELQMVVRRHFGEQAEAFPVFNGTGANVISLQSMLPRWGAVVCSTTAHIHTDENAAPERVAGLKLLTVPTPDGKLTPELIDVEAWGWGDEHRAQPLAVSITQTTELGTAYTVDEIAAISEHAHSLGMTVHLDGSRISNAAASLGASFREFTTDAGVDVVSLGGTKNGLLYGEAVVVLSPEAVTGIPFLRKLDMQLASKMRFVSAQLIALYGSDLWLRSASHANAMAARLRAAVEGLPGLEFTQETQANAVFATLPPGVADRLRESFRFYDWNPATREVRWMCAFDTTPDDIDAFAAALRRELERALG
- a CDS encoding ABC transporter permease, which codes for MSTATPARRADAATPRDPRAGRPKRPSVAQGTWLVAQREISMRLRSKAFLVSTGILMLAILASIVIGGIVGATMSAPKVAVVSGTASVTESAAAAGALEVTTADSPEAAAALVEDGTVEAAIVPTGSVKGGTPPTGTEATGGTSASATPASGTLDYDIVALDSAPTSLVQLLSVSPQVVLLDPSDDGDWFLTYIVGIAFGVVFFMSAVTFGTTIAQSVVEEKQTRVVEILLSTISARELMAGKVVGNSILAFGQIAIIAAISALGLTITGQSGLLGLLGPAIAWFVVFFVFGFVLIAALFAATAALVSRQEDVASVTSPVTMLVMIPYFLVIFFNSNELVMGIMSYVPFSAPIGMPLRLFLGDAAWWEPLVSLVILLATTAVVVLIGSRIYANSLLRTGARVKLLDALRG
- a CDS encoding ABC transporter ATP-binding protein, with the translated sequence MLEVADISRSFGARKVLDDVSFSVGDGRMTGFVGGNGAGKTTTMRIILGVLSSDTGSVSLDGTRLTPADRALFGYMPEERGLYPKMKVAEQIVYLGKLHGMSAAAAKASTDDLLERLGLGERADDTVESLSLGNQQRAQIAAALVHDPGVLVLDEPFSGLDPMAVETVQAVLAEHAAGGAPVLFSSHQLDIVERLCDDLVVIAGGTIRASGSRDALREEHSEPRYEIDLSGDAGWIREVPGLAVIDLDGTYAQFEVERGEAGRAVAQQVLTRAIATGPVTRFTPVQPSLAQIFKEVVK
- a CDS encoding response regulator, translated to MTERDPSIRVVLADDQDLVRVGLRIILESEDGIEVVGEARTGREAVDLVSRVDPDVVCMDVQMPELDGLSATRELIARGTRAGILVLTTFNRDDYLFEALEAGASGFVLKNSSPEDLVAAVQVVARGDALLSPDVTRRVIENVAGRRAAPASAGATAPAPPHPSAEAQAALAALAELTDREREVLELLAAGRSNAEIAGELYLGEATVKTHVSKILQKLGLRDRIQAVVFAYENGVAVPGTA
- a CDS encoding sensor histidine kinase; this translates as MALSPDDWKRPRPGADGYRRDALVAAALVVASLGSGLLYRAAIDQPHAPWWGSLLWALVIAGSLAFRRRFPELVALIVGITFVVGQYVGIYEQLFANICLFVALYTLGAWSQNRLLATVERIVIAAGMVIWLLSVLIYQGLTPDSTPGISRDGLFSQFMAASLISIVTNLLYFGAAFVFGNASYTAARQREALEQRTQELEREREVSSRQAVALERVRIARELHDVVAHHVSVMGLQAGAARRVLGKSSETDPRAVDALTQIEENAREAVDELHRMLGALRQSDDTDASRSASTRGLEQLPELVADAEATGLPVTFTTVGTPVPVPSVVGLSAYRIVQESLTNVRKHGGARATADVRLRYLGSEIEVEVSDTGTGLNPLARHSSAPPGSAGAPGGLGQIGMRERAAAVGGEIVMEPKPRGGYRVRAILPVSPRPIGESA